The proteins below come from a single Cannabis sativa cultivar Pink pepper isolate KNU-18-1 chromosome 3, ASM2916894v1, whole genome shotgun sequence genomic window:
- the LOC115709193 gene encoding FBD-associated F-box protein At3g52670, with product MAENGNSLLPAEKKRLKMTSSSSPSAEDRISKLPDALILHILSFLPTVDIVSTSLLSNRWKLMWYLVPNLSFSITPSEYKTSVDKVKLCNFIGCFLEHRKKAMFYIRESVVTSFNIKITSYDSTMDHRLDKWLAFAAEKKVKEVNLWLGIESSYSLPIPLVNATYLTVLELKSVRLDCRYSFSFPSLKSLSLTNSVFKDKYVLEQLLLGSPSLEKLCINDCGFYGHSRPYVVRSSTLKFLVIKFYRTYSGVMQIEAINLESLELHGVSFDKLDFSVCKAITNLSFTCVWNMNESSSLENLIPNLPLLENLTLGNMRGGNLKDIKILSQNMKSFNVNNRYDGEMTVVIEWAPKLASFSYTGNINFCITMESSNFLNGTFEILKIENNFEDDWFISMIEFLLNLNCSWNMVTLHVDKAEPLIGLINLKIISPLPLVNWEHLRVLTKCKLEKESELRDALRWIFPSLKTISIAKRTS from the exons ATGGCTGAAAATGGCAACAGTCTTCTTCCGGCGGAGAAGAAGAGACTGAAAatgacatcatcatcatcaccatctgCTGAGGACAGAATTTCTAAACTACCTGATGCTCTCATTCTACACATACTCTCGTTTCTTCCCACTGTGGATATTGTTTCCACAAGCCTTCTTTCAAATCGTTGGAAACTCATGTGGTATTTAGTCCCCAACCTCTCTTTCTCCATTACTCCTTCTGAGTATAAAACTTCAGTGGACAAGGTAAAGTTGTGCAATTTTATTGGCTGTTTCTTGGAACACCGTAAGAAAGCTATGTTTTATATCAGGGAATCTGTCGTAACTAGTTTTAACATTAAGATTACTAGCTATGATTCAACCATGGACCACCGCCTAGATAAATGGTTAGCTTTTGCAGCTGAGAAGAAAGTTAAGGAAGTAAATCTTTGGTTGGGAATAGAGAGCTCTTATTCCTTACCTATACCACTAGTCAACGCAACATATTTGACTGTTTTGGAGTTGAAGTCAGTTAGGTTGGATTGTCGTTACTCTTTTAGCTTTCCCTCATTAAAATCATTATCATTGACTAATTCTGTGTTTAAAGATAAATATGTGCTAGAACAGCTCTTGTTGGGTTCCCCTTCTCTTGAAAAATTGTGCATAAATGATTGTGGTTTTTACGGCCATTCTCGTCCGTATGTGGTGCGTAGTTCAACCCTGAAGTTCTTGGTGATTAAGTTCTATCGGACTTACTCGGGGGTAATGCAAATTGAAGCCATAAACCTTGAGTCATTGGAACTACATGGTGTTTCCTTTGACAAATTAGATTTCTCTGTATGCAAGGCAATTACAAATCTCTCATTTACTTGTGTTTGGAATATGAATGAGTCTTCTTCCTTAGAAAATCTCATTCCAAACCTTCCTCTCCTTGAGAATTTGACTTTGGGAAACATGAGAGGGGGAAATTTGAAGGACATTAAAATCTTGAGTCAGAAcatgaaaagtttcaatgtgAATAATCGTTATGATGGCGAAATGACTGTTGTTATTGAATGGGCTCCAAAGTTGGCGTCATTTAGTTATACAGGTAATATCAACTTTTGTATAACAATGGAGTCATCCAATTTTTTGAATGGAACATTCGAAATTCTTAAGATTGAGAACAACTTTGAGGATGATTGGTTTATCAGCATGATAGAGTTTCTTTTGAATCTCAATTGTTCCTGGAATATGGTAACACTACATGTTGACAAAGCTGAG CCTCTCATCGGTCTAATAAACTTGAAGATCATATCTCCTCTTCCTTTGGTTAATTGGGAGCATCTTAGAGTTCTTACTAAATGCAAATTAGAGAAAGAATCAGAATTAAGAGATGCTTTGCGGTGGATTTTTCCTTCTTTGAAGACAATATCTATAGCGAAAAGGACTTCTTAA
- the LOC115709587 gene encoding putative F-box/LRR-repeat protein At4g15060, with translation MAENDSSLRLAEKIQKMTLSSSSSSSSSDEEDHEDRISKLPDDLLVHILSFLPTVDAVSTSFLSNRWILIWYLVPNLSFSITTANYKSSKDQQKFCNYITRCLEQRERGMFFIGDSLVNSLKLQMDCYERSKDGHLDEWVAFAFENKVKELNLCLSEEEVGDDIYLYCIPMIETIHLTILELSMVLLDSGFSYSFPSLKSLSLTNVDFIDTSVVDEVLLGSPLLEKLSLIDCDIYIQDDRPYQLDIRSSSLKFLEIRFEKFHVLEVKQIKAINLESLELVGVSFDNLNLSVCKAIKNLSLICDWNIEEPSSLEYLISSLPLLENLTLGNWGKKNLDHIKISSQHLKSFNVNNYADAMTVIIEWAPQLASFYYTGDLHFRMSMVSSNSLNGTFEIAKYEDYNGDWFINMMNFLTSLNCSWNMVTLHVDRAKALIFPKNLKRMFENWKCTCRFPMVNWEHLRVFTECKGEEESELRDALMWIFPSLKTLSIGERRSC, from the exons ATGGCTGAAAATGACAGCAGCCTCCGTCTGGCGGAGAAGATACAGAAAATgacattatcatcatcatcatcatcatcatcatctgatGAGGAGGATCATGAGGACAGAATATCTAAATTACCTGATGATCTCCTTGTACACATTCTCTCGTTTCTTCCAACTGTGGATGCCGTTTCAACAAGCTTTCTTTCAAATCGTTGGATACTCATTTGGTATTTAGTCCCCAACCTCTCTTTCTCCATTACTACTGCTAATTACAAATCTTCAAAAGACCAGCAAAAATTCTGCAATTATATCACCCGTTGTTTGGAACAACGCGAGAGAGGTATGTTTTTTATCGGCGATTCACTCGTAAATAGTTTAAAGCTTCAAATGGATTGCTATGAAAGAAGCAAGGATGGTCACCTAGATGAATGGGTAGCTTTCGCGTTTGAGAATAAAGTGAAGGAATTAAACCTTTGCTTGAGCGAAGAAGAAGTGGGAGATGACATTTACCTCTACTGCATACCTATGATAGAGACAATACATTTGACTATTTTGGAGTTGAGTATGGTGTTGTTGGATTCTGGTTTTTCATATAGTTTTCCATCATTAAAATCCTTGTCATTGACTAATGTTGACTTTATAGATACATCTGTGGTAGATGAGGTCTTGTTGGGTTCCCCTCTCCTTGAAAAATTGTCGTTAATTGATTGTGATATTTATATTCAAGACGATCGTCCATATCAGCTTGACATTCGTAGTTCAAGCCTAAAGTTCTTGGAAATAAGATTCGAAAAGTTTCATGTTTTGGAGGTTAAGCAAATTAAAGCCATAAATCTTGAGTCATTGGAACTAGTTGGTGTTTCCTTTGACAATTTAAATCTCTCTGTATGCAAGGCAATTAAAAATCTCTCATTAATTTGTGATTGGAATATTGAAGAGCCTTCATCGTTAGAATATCTCATTTCGAGCCTTCCTCTCCTTGAGAATTTGACTTTGGGCAACTGGGGAAAGAAGAACTTGGACCACATTAAAATCTCGAGTCAACACTTGAAAAGTTTTAATGTGAATAATTATGCTGATGCAAtgactgttattattgaatgggCTCCACAATTAGCATCATTTTATTATACAGGTGATCTCCATTTTCGTATGTCAATGGTGTCATCAAATTCTTTGAATGGAACATTTGAAATTGCAAAGTATGAGGACTACAATGGAGATTGGTTTATCAACATGATGAATTTTCTCACGAGTCTCAATTGTTCTTGGAATATGGTAACACTACACGTTGACAGAGCCAAG GCTCTCATCTTTCCAAAAAACTTGAAGAGGATGTTTGAAAACTGGAAGTGTACGTGTCGTTTTCCTATGGTTAATTGGGAGCATCTTAGAGTATTTACTGAATGTAAAGGAGAGGAAGAATCAGAATTGAGAGATGCTTTGATGTGGATTTTTCCTTCTTTGAAGACATTATCTATAGGAGAAAGGAGATCTTGTTAA
- the LOC115709588 gene encoding F-box/LRR-repeat protein At1g55660-like, which produces MAENGNSLRLAEKIQKMTLSSSSSSSSDEEDHEDRISKLPDDLIVHILSFLPTVDAVSTSFLSNRWKLIWYSVPNLSFSITTVNYKSSEDQRKFCNYIDSCLKQRKRGMNFIGDSLLTSFKLQMDCYERSKDDHLDEWLDFAVENKVKELNLCLSQEEVEDEIYLYCIPMIETIHLTILELSMVLLDSGYSYSFPSLKSLSLTNVDFIDTSVVDKLLLGSPFLEKLWLIDCDIYIHGDHPYKLDIRSSSLKFLVIRLEKFHVLEVKQIETINLESLELVGVPIDKLNLSVCKAITNLSITCDWNIEESSSLEYLISSLPLLENFTLGNCEKNNLGHIKILSQHMKSFNVNNHNDVMNVMNKSPPQLALFSYTGDLQFSITMESSNSLNGTFKIATSEDYNGDWFIYMMNFLTNLNCSWNMVTLHVDKAKALIFPKHMKGLLEDWNCIPMVNWEHLRVITECNEEEESELRDTLMWIFPSLKKLSIEKRTSY; this is translated from the exons ATGGCTGAAAATGGCAACAGTCTCCGTCTGGCGGAGAAGATACAGAAAATgacattatcatcatcatcatcatcatcatctgatGAGGAGGATCATGAGGACAGAATATCTAAATTACCTGATGATCTCATTGTACACATTCTCTCGTTTCTTCCAACTGTGGACGCCGTTTCAACAAGCTTTCTTTCAAATCGTTGGAAACTCATTTGGTATTCAGTCCCCAACCTCTCTTTCTCCATTACTACTGTTAATTACAAATCTTCAGAAGACCAGCGAAAATTCTGCAATTATATAGACAGTTGTTTGAAACAACGCAAGAGAGGTATGAATTTTATCGGCGATTCACTCTTAACTAGTTTTAAGCTTCAAATGGATTGCTATGAAAGAAGCAAGGATGATCACCTagatgaatggttagatttcgCGGTTGAGAATAAAGTGAAGGAATTAAACCTTTGCTTGAgccaagaagaagtggaagatgAAATTTACCTCTACTGCATACCTATGATAGAGACAATACATTTGACTATTTTGGAGTTGAGTATGGTGTTGTTGGATTCTGGTTATTCATATAGTTTTCCATCATTAAAATCCTTGTCATTGACTAATGTTGACTTTATAGATACATCTGTGGTAGATAAGCTCTTGTTGGGTTCCCCTTTCCTTGAAAAATTGTGGTTAATTGATTGTGATATTTATATTCATGGGGATCATCCATATAAGCTTGACATTCGTAGTTCAAGCCTAAAATTCTTGGTAATAAGACTCGAAAAGTTTCATGTTTTGGAGGTTAAGCAAATTGAAACCATAAATCTTGAGTCATTGGAACTAGTTGGTGTTCCCATTGACAAATTAAATCTCTCTGTATGCAAGGCAATTACAAATCTCTCAATAACTTGTGATTGGAATATTGAAGAGTCTTCATCCTTAGAATATCTCATTTCAAGTCTTCCTCTCCTTGAGAATTTTACTTTGGGCAACTGCGAAAAGAACAACTTGGGGCACATTAAAATCTTGAGTCAACAcatgaaaagtttcaatgtgAATAATCATAATGATGTAATGAATGTTATGAATAAGTCGCCTCCACAATTAGCATTATTTTCTTATACAGGTGATCTCCAATTTAGTATAACAATGGAGTCCTCCAATTCTTTGAATGGAACATTCAAAATTGCGACTTCTGAGGACTACAATGGAGATTGGTTTATATACATGATGAATTTTCTTACGAATCTCAATTGTTCTTGGAATATGGTAACACTACACGTTGACAAAGCCAAG GCTCTCATCTTTCCAAAACACATGAAGGGGTTATTAGAAGACTGGAATTGTATTCCTATGGTTAATTGGGAGCATCTTAGAGTAATTACTGAATGTAATGAAGAGGAAGAATCAGAATTGAGAGATACTTTGATGTGGATTTTTCCTTCTTTGAAGAAATTATCTATAGAAAAAAGGACATCTTATTAA
- the LOC115709186 gene encoding F-box/LRR-repeat protein At3g26922 isoform X1, which yields MAENGVEENSLRPAEKKRLKTTSSSSSAEDDEDRISKLPDALILHILSFLPTVDAVSTSLLSNRWKRMWYLVPNLSFFIIASSYKSSQDREKLCNYVDSCLEHRKKAMFYNCNSVLTSFKLQMDCYERTKNHYLDKWLAFAVEKKVTEVNLCLSEEVGGDEDGSIYYFYCIPETLLVKAIYLTILELNTVLLDSDYSYSFPSLKSLSLTNVDFLDTSVVDKLLLGSPSLEKLSLTDFDIYTNDRRPYQLDIRSSSLKFLVIRFFMIESLCTVRQIEVINLESLELVGVPFDNLNLSVCKAIKNLSLICDWNIEEPSSLEYLISSLPLLENLTLGNWEKKNLDHIKISSQHLKSFNVNNYADAMTVIIEWAPQLASFYYTGDLLFRISMVSSNSLNGTFEIAKYEDYDGDWFINMMNFLMSLNCSWNMVTLHVDRAKALIFPKNLKRMFENWQCTCRFPMVNWEHLRVFTECKGEEESELRDALMWIFPSLKTLSIGERRSC from the exons ATGGCTGAAAATGGCGTGGAAGAAAACAGTCTTCGTCCCGCGGAGAAGAAAAGGCTAAAAacgacatcatcatcatcatctgctGAGGATGATGAGGACAGAATTTCGAAACTACCTGATGCACTCATTCTACACATCCTCTCGTTTCTTCCCACCGTGGATGCCGTTTCCACAAGCCTTCTTTCAAATCGTTGGAAACGCATGTGGTATTTAGTCCCCAACCTATCTTTCTTTATTATTGCTTCTAGTTATAAATCTTCACAGGACCGAGAAAAGTTGTGCAATTATGTAGACAGTTGTTTGGAACACCGAAAGAAAGCTATGTTTTATAATTGCAATTCAGTCTTAACTAGTTTTAAGCTTCAAATGGATTGCTATGAAAGAACCAAGAATCATTATCTAGATAAATGGTTAGCTTTTGCGGTTGAGAAAAAAGTTACTGAAGTAAATCTTTGCTTGAGCGAAGAGGTAGGCGGAGATGAAGACGGTTCCATTTATTACTTCTACTGCATACCTGAAACATTACTCGTAAAAGCAATATATTTGACTATTTTGGAGTTGAATACAGTGTTGTTGGATTCTGATTACTCATATAGTTTTCCATCATTAAAATCCCTGTCATTGACTAATGTTGACTTTTTAGATACATCTGTGGTAGATAAGCTCTTGTTGGGTTCCCCTTCCCTTGAAAAATTGTCGTTGACTGATTTTGATATTTATACTAATGACCGTCGTCCATATCAGCTTGACATACGTAGTTCAAGCCTTAAGTTCTTGGTAATTAGGTTCTTTATGATTGAATCACTGTGTACAGTGAGGCAAATTGAAGTCATAAATCTTGAGTCATTGGAACTAGTTGGTGTTCCCTTTGACAATTTAAATCTCTCTGTATGCAAGGCAATTAAAAATCTCTCATTAATTTGTGATTGGAATATTGAAGAGCCTTCATCGTTAGAATATCTCATTTCGAGCCTTCCTCTCCTTGAGAATTTGACTTTGGGCAACTGGGAAAAGAAGAACTTGGACCACATTAAAATCTCGAGTCAACACTTGAAAAGTTTTAATGTGAATAATTATGCTGATGCAAtgactgttattattgaatgggCTCCACAATTAGCATCATTTTATTATACAGGTGATCTCCTTTTTCGTATATCAATGGTGTCATCAAATTCTTTGAATGGAACATTCGAAATTGCGAAGTATGAGGACTACGATGGAGATTGGTTTATCAACATGATGAATTTTCTTATGAGTCTCAATTGTTCTTGGAATATGGTAACACTACACGTTGACAGAGCCAAG GCTCTCATCTTTCCAAAAAACTTGAAGAGGATGTTTGAAAACTGGCAGTGTACGTGTCGTTTTCCTATGGTTAATTGGGAGCATCTTAGAGTATTTACTGAATGTAAAGGAGAGGAAGAATCAGAATTGAGAGATGCTTTGATGTGGATTTTTCCTTCTTTGAAGACATTATCTATAGGAGAAAGGAGATCTTGTTAA
- the LOC115709186 gene encoding F-box/LRR-repeat protein At3g26922 isoform X2, whose protein sequence is MAENGVEENSLRPAEKKRLKTTSSSSSAEDDEDRISKLPDALILHILSFLPTVDAVSTSLLSNRWKRMWYLVPNLSFFIIASSYKSSQDREKLCNYVDSCLEHRKKAMFYNCNSVLTSFKLQMDCYERTKNHYLDKWLAFAVEKKVTEVNLCLSEEVGGDEDGSIYYFYCIPETLLVKAIYLTILELNTVLLDSDYSYSFPSLKSLSLTNVDFLDTSVVDKLLLGSPSLEKLSLTDFDIYTNDRRPYQLDIRSSSLKFLVIRFFMIESLCTVRQIEVINLESLELVGVPFDNLNLSVCKAIKNLSLICDWNIEEPSSLEYLISSLPLLENLTLGNWEKKNLDHIKISSQHLKSFNVNNYADAMTVIIEWAPQLASFYYTGDLLFRISMVSSNSLNGTFEIAKYEDYDGDWFINMMNFLMSLNCSWNMVTLHVDRAKCTCRFPMVNWEHLRVFTECKGEEESELRDALMWIFPSLKTLSIGERRSC, encoded by the exons ATGGCTGAAAATGGCGTGGAAGAAAACAGTCTTCGTCCCGCGGAGAAGAAAAGGCTAAAAacgacatcatcatcatcatctgctGAGGATGATGAGGACAGAATTTCGAAACTACCTGATGCACTCATTCTACACATCCTCTCGTTTCTTCCCACCGTGGATGCCGTTTCCACAAGCCTTCTTTCAAATCGTTGGAAACGCATGTGGTATTTAGTCCCCAACCTATCTTTCTTTATTATTGCTTCTAGTTATAAATCTTCACAGGACCGAGAAAAGTTGTGCAATTATGTAGACAGTTGTTTGGAACACCGAAAGAAAGCTATGTTTTATAATTGCAATTCAGTCTTAACTAGTTTTAAGCTTCAAATGGATTGCTATGAAAGAACCAAGAATCATTATCTAGATAAATGGTTAGCTTTTGCGGTTGAGAAAAAAGTTACTGAAGTAAATCTTTGCTTGAGCGAAGAGGTAGGCGGAGATGAAGACGGTTCCATTTATTACTTCTACTGCATACCTGAAACATTACTCGTAAAAGCAATATATTTGACTATTTTGGAGTTGAATACAGTGTTGTTGGATTCTGATTACTCATATAGTTTTCCATCATTAAAATCCCTGTCATTGACTAATGTTGACTTTTTAGATACATCTGTGGTAGATAAGCTCTTGTTGGGTTCCCCTTCCCTTGAAAAATTGTCGTTGACTGATTTTGATATTTATACTAATGACCGTCGTCCATATCAGCTTGACATACGTAGTTCAAGCCTTAAGTTCTTGGTAATTAGGTTCTTTATGATTGAATCACTGTGTACAGTGAGGCAAATTGAAGTCATAAATCTTGAGTCATTGGAACTAGTTGGTGTTCCCTTTGACAATTTAAATCTCTCTGTATGCAAGGCAATTAAAAATCTCTCATTAATTTGTGATTGGAATATTGAAGAGCCTTCATCGTTAGAATATCTCATTTCGAGCCTTCCTCTCCTTGAGAATTTGACTTTGGGCAACTGGGAAAAGAAGAACTTGGACCACATTAAAATCTCGAGTCAACACTTGAAAAGTTTTAATGTGAATAATTATGCTGATGCAAtgactgttattattgaatgggCTCCACAATTAGCATCATTTTATTATACAGGTGATCTCCTTTTTCGTATATCAATGGTGTCATCAAATTCTTTGAATGGAACATTCGAAATTGCGAAGTATGAGGACTACGATGGAGATTGGTTTATCAACATGATGAATTTTCTTATGAGTCTCAATTGTTCTTGGAATATGGTAACACTACACGTTGACAGAGCCAAG TGTACGTGTCGTTTTCCTATGGTTAATTGGGAGCATCTTAGAGTATTTACTGAATGTAAAGGAGAGGAAGAATCAGAATTGAGAGATGCTTTGATGTGGATTTTTCCTTCTTTGAAGACATTATCTATAGGAGAAAGGAGATCTTGTTAA
- the LOC115709186 gene encoding uncharacterized protein LOC115709186 isoform X3, whose protein sequence is MWYLVPNLSFFIIASSYKSSQDREKLCNYVDSCLEHRKKAMFYNCNSVLTSFKLQMDCYERTKNHYLDKWLAFAVEKKVTEVNLCLSEEVGGDEDGSIYYFYCIPETLLVKAIYLTILELNTVLLDSDYSYSFPSLKSLSLTNVDFLDTSVVDKLLLGSPSLEKLSLTDFDIYTNDRRPYQLDIRSSSLKFLVIRFFMIESLCTVRQIEVINLESLELVGVPFDNLNLSVCKAIKNLSLICDWNIEEPSSLEYLISSLPLLENLTLGNWEKKNLDHIKISSQHLKSFNVNNYADAMTVIIEWAPQLASFYYTGDLLFRISMVSSNSLNGTFEIAKYEDYDGDWFINMMNFLMSLNCSWNMVTLHVDRAKALIFPKNLKRMFENWQCTCRFPMVNWEHLRVFTECKGEEESELRDALMWIFPSLKTLSIGERRSC, encoded by the exons ATGTGGTATTTAGTCCCCAACCTATCTTTCTTTATTATTGCTTCTAGTTATAAATCTTCACAGGACCGAGAAAAGTTGTGCAATTATGTAGACAGTTGTTTGGAACACCGAAAGAAAGCTATGTTTTATAATTGCAATTCAGTCTTAACTAGTTTTAAGCTTCAAATGGATTGCTATGAAAGAACCAAGAATCATTATCTAGATAAATGGTTAGCTTTTGCGGTTGAGAAAAAAGTTACTGAAGTAAATCTTTGCTTGAGCGAAGAGGTAGGCGGAGATGAAGACGGTTCCATTTATTACTTCTACTGCATACCTGAAACATTACTCGTAAAAGCAATATATTTGACTATTTTGGAGTTGAATACAGTGTTGTTGGATTCTGATTACTCATATAGTTTTCCATCATTAAAATCCCTGTCATTGACTAATGTTGACTTTTTAGATACATCTGTGGTAGATAAGCTCTTGTTGGGTTCCCCTTCCCTTGAAAAATTGTCGTTGACTGATTTTGATATTTATACTAATGACCGTCGTCCATATCAGCTTGACATACGTAGTTCAAGCCTTAAGTTCTTGGTAATTAGGTTCTTTATGATTGAATCACTGTGTACAGTGAGGCAAATTGAAGTCATAAATCTTGAGTCATTGGAACTAGTTGGTGTTCCCTTTGACAATTTAAATCTCTCTGTATGCAAGGCAATTAAAAATCTCTCATTAATTTGTGATTGGAATATTGAAGAGCCTTCATCGTTAGAATATCTCATTTCGAGCCTTCCTCTCCTTGAGAATTTGACTTTGGGCAACTGGGAAAAGAAGAACTTGGACCACATTAAAATCTCGAGTCAACACTTGAAAAGTTTTAATGTGAATAATTATGCTGATGCAAtgactgttattattgaatgggCTCCACAATTAGCATCATTTTATTATACAGGTGATCTCCTTTTTCGTATATCAATGGTGTCATCAAATTCTTTGAATGGAACATTCGAAATTGCGAAGTATGAGGACTACGATGGAGATTGGTTTATCAACATGATGAATTTTCTTATGAGTCTCAATTGTTCTTGGAATATGGTAACACTACACGTTGACAGAGCCAAG GCTCTCATCTTTCCAAAAAACTTGAAGAGGATGTTTGAAAACTGGCAGTGTACGTGTCGTTTTCCTATGGTTAATTGGGAGCATCTTAGAGTATTTACTGAATGTAAAGGAGAGGAAGAATCAGAATTGAGAGATGCTTTGATGTGGATTTTTCCTTCTTTGAAGACATTATCTATAGGAGAAAGGAGATCTTGTTAA
- the LOC133036078 gene encoding putative F-box/LRR-repeat protein At4g15060, producing MAENGVEENGLLPAEKKRLKTTSSSSSEDVVDRISKLSDELILHILLVLPTVDAVSTSFLSDRWKRMWYLVPNLSFSITASRYNSSQDQEKFCNYIHNCLEHRKKAMFYNRSSVITSFKLQMDCYERTKNHYLDKWLTFAVEKKV from the coding sequence ATGGCTGAAAATGGCGTTGAAGAAAACGGTCTTCTTCCGGCGGAGAAGAAAAGACTGAAAacgacatcatcatcatcatctgagGATGTTGTGGACAGAATTTCGAAACTATCTGATGAGCTCATTCTACACATCCTCTTGGTTCTTCCCACTGTGGATGCCGTTTCCACAAGCTTTCTTTCAGATCGTTGGAAACGCATGTGGTATTTAGTCCCCAACCTCTCTTTCTCCATTACTGCTTCTCGTTATAATTCTTCACAGGACCAGGAAAAGTTCTGCAATTATATACACAATTGTTTGGAACACCGAAAGAAAGCTATGTTTTATAATCGCAGTTCAGTCATAACTAGTTTTAAGCTTCAAATGGATTGCTATGAAAGAACCAAGAATCATTACCTAGATAAATGGTTAACTTTTGCTGTTGAGAAAAAAGTTTAG